In one window of Campylobacter hepaticus DNA:
- a CDS encoding YbgC/FadM family acyl-CoA thioesterase, which produces MKIRIYYEDTDAGGVVYHSNYLKFCERARSEFFFVKKIDIFDTTKGHFLLTKANCNFIKSAKLGDIIEVKNKILKIKHVSVEFFQEIYKDKDLLFTMVSTLAYINKGKLIKMDLSLKKVFEELF; this is translated from the coding sequence ATGAAAATACGTATTTATTATGAAGATACAGATGCAGGTGGTGTGGTTTATCATAGTAATTATTTAAAATTTTGTGAAAGAGCAAGAAGTGAATTTTTCTTTGTTAAAAAAATAGATATTTTTGATACAACTAAGGGGCATTTTTTACTTACTAAAGCAAATTGTAATTTTATAAAATCAGCTAAATTAGGCGATATCATAGAAGTAAAAAATAAAATTTTAAAAATTAAACATGTATCTGTAGAATTTTTTCAAGAAATCTATAAAGATAAAGATTTGCTTTTTACCATGGTTTCAACCCTTGCTTATATAAACAAGGGTAAATTAATCAAAATGGATTTAAGTTTAAAAAAAGTATTTGAAGAATTATTTTAA
- a CDS encoding thermonuclease family protein: protein MRINYKKLLNLRKILSDPKKFFSILIFILVMLFIQNFMIQTSSFEAKVLKVIDGDTIEVKQDNKIFRVRLFGIDAPELKQNFGNQAREALNKIVKGKQVKIIYKNKDIYDRIVAIVKLNDKDVNQFLVSQGYAWADVYYSGFYIKEQEYAKKNRLGLWKQKNPIEPYKWRKHNKF, encoded by the coding sequence ATGAGAATAAATTATAAAAAATTGTTAAATTTGAGAAAAATACTCAGCGATCCTAAGAAATTTTTTTCTATTTTGATTTTTATTCTTGTAATGCTTTTTATTCAAAATTTTATGATTCAAACAAGTAGTTTTGAAGCAAAAGTTTTAAAAGTGATTGATGGAGATACTATAGAAGTTAAACAGGATAATAAAATTTTTAGAGTCAGACTTTTTGGTATAGATGCTCCTGAGCTTAAGCAAAATTTTGGCAATCAAGCAAGAGAGGCTCTAAATAAAATTGTAAAAGGCAAACAAGTTAAAATTATTTATAAAAATAAAGATATTTATGATAGAATTGTAGCTATTGTTAAACTTAATGATAAAGATGTAAATCAATTTTTAGTAAGTCAAGGTTATGCTTGGGCTGATGTTTATTATAGTGGTTTTTATATTAAAGAACAAGAATATGCCAAAAAAAATCGTCTAGGGCTTTGGAAGCAAAAAAATCCTATAGAACCTTATAAATGGCGCAAGCACAATAAATTTTAA
- the cmoB gene encoding tRNA 5-methoxyuridine(34)/uridine 5-oxyacetic acid(34) synthase CmoB translates to MLRNNMQKNLLEKQFINHPLYSKIQKLKKYHFSSELSLEESVILNTNFQDKDEILSLAKELKPWRKGPFKIDQLFIDTEWQSFIKFNILKPFMHEISQKCVADIGCNNGYYMFKMLEFHPAKIIGFDPCIKYRLQFEFINALAKTPIQYELLGVEDLPHYGFKFDVIFCLGVIYHRSDPVKMLKDLKAGLKKNGTVFLDTMYIEDEKDIALVPNKTYSRISNIYFVPSISALKNWCEKAGFKEFEVLATKTTDENEQRKTQWIDSFSLQDFLDPKNKNLTIEGYEAPKRVYVRIKI, encoded by the coding sequence ATCTTAAGGAATAATATGCAAAAAAATTTGCTCGAAAAACAATTTATAAACCACCCCTTATATTCTAAAATTCAAAAATTAAAAAAATATCATTTTTCCTCTGAATTATCCTTAGAAGAAAGCGTTATTTTAAATACAAATTTTCAAGATAAAGATGAAATTTTAAGCTTAGCTAAAGAACTTAAACCTTGGAGAAAAGGACCTTTTAAAATAGATCAACTTTTTATTGATACTGAATGGCAAAGTTTTATTAAATTTAATATTCTTAAACCCTTTATGCATGAAATTTCTCAAAAATGTGTTGCAGATATTGGTTGTAATAATGGCTATTATATGTTTAAAATGTTAGAATTTCATCCTGCAAAAATCATAGGTTTTGATCCTTGCATTAAATACCGCTTACAATTTGAATTTATCAATGCCCTAGCTAAAACACCTATACAATATGAGCTTTTAGGAGTTGAAGATCTACCACACTATGGATTTAAATTTGATGTTATTTTTTGCCTTGGTGTGATTTATCACAGGAGTGATCCGGTTAAAATGCTAAAAGACTTAAAAGCAGGACTTAAAAAAAATGGTACAGTTTTTTTAGACACTATGTATATAGAAGATGAAAAAGATATTGCTCTTGTACCCAATAAAACTTATTCTAGAATTTCAAATATTTATTTTGTACCTAGTATTAGTGCTTTAAAAAATTGGTGTGAGAAAGCAGGATTTAAAGAATTTGAAGTTTTAGCTACTAAAACAACAGATGAAAACGAACAAAGAAAAACACAATGGATAGATTCTTTTTCTTTGCAAGACTTTTTAGATCCAAAAAATAAAAATCTAACCATTGAAGGTTATGAGGCACCAAAACGAGTTTATGTGCGTATAAAAATATAA
- a CDS encoding M20/M25/M40 family metallo-hydrolase, translating to MQNVIENFKQLCQIPHCSYETKQMQEFLSSYAQDKGFKVNIDKAGNIHAIKGKPHICLQSHYDMVCMGNAPKLEVYEENGFLKAKDSSLGADNGIGIAIMMSAMDTFKDLECLFTNDEEVGLIGVNLLEHHLESQMLLNLDHENDNEVMIGCAGGVDIKANLNFDTSKRKGKIYELQALNFKGGHSGINIISNNKNSIKEMAKFIKENDGEIISFNGGERINSIPKHAQALVYFKNEVQSSKYIKCTFKEEGEFEICNQSTKILDTINAFSHGVRAYDEKLNIVQTSINLATLKMYDKQIELTLFARSNVLDDLKQIEFESLEFFKAFGYEVKSFNFYPPWEGEINELSTKVLKVLKKFSPQAKISAIHAGLECGILEKKQKLLCASIGPNIYNPHSTDERCEINSIQKISQVVFEVLKDKA from the coding sequence ATGCAAAATGTAATAGAAAATTTTAAACAATTGTGTCAAATTCCTCATTGTAGTTATGAAACCAAACAAATGCAAGAATTTTTAAGCTCCTATGCTCAAGATAAAGGTTTTAAAGTCAATATTGACAAAGCAGGAAACATTCATGCTATAAAAGGAAAACCTCATATTTGCTTACAAAGCCATTATGATATGGTTTGTATGGGAAATGCACCCAAATTAGAAGTATATGAAGAAAATGGCTTTTTAAAAGCTAAAGACTCTAGCCTTGGGGCAGATAATGGCATAGGTATTGCTATCATGATGAGTGCTATGGATACATTTAAAGATCTTGAATGTCTTTTTACTAATGATGAAGAAGTAGGACTTATAGGTGTTAATCTACTTGAACACCATTTAGAATCTCAAATGCTTTTAAACTTAGATCATGAAAATGATAATGAAGTTATGATAGGTTGTGCAGGAGGGGTTGATATCAAAGCAAATTTAAATTTTGATACTAGTAAAAGAAAGGGTAAAATTTATGAACTTCAAGCATTAAATTTTAAAGGGGGGCATTCAGGTATTAATATCATAAGCAATAATAAAAATTCCATTAAAGAAATGGCTAAATTTATTAAAGAAAATGATGGAGAAATTATCTCTTTTAATGGAGGAGAAAGGATAAATTCCATACCAAAACATGCTCAAGCCTTAGTATATTTTAAAAATGAAGTACAAAGCAGCAAATATATAAAATGCACATTTAAAGAAGAAGGTGAATTTGAAATTTGTAATCAAAGTACAAAAATTTTAGATACTATAAATGCTTTTTCTCATGGGGTGCGTGCTTATGATGAAAAATTAAATATAGTACAAACTAGCATTAATCTAGCTACATTAAAAATGTATGATAAGCAAATTGAGTTGACGCTTTTTGCAAGATCAAATGTACTTGATGATTTAAAACAAATAGAATTTGAAAGTTTAGAATTTTTTAAAGCTTTTGGTTATGAAGTGAAAAGTTTTAATTTTTACCCACCTTGGGAAGGTGAAATCAATGAACTAAGCACTAAAGTCCTTAAAGTTCTTAAAAAATTTTCACCTCAAGCTAAAATTTCAGCTATTCACGCAGGGCTTGAATGTGGAATTTTGGAGAAAAAACAAAAACTTTTATGTGCCTCTATAGGACCAAATATATATAATCCCCACTCAACTGATGAACGTTGTGAGATTAATTCAATACAAAAAATATCTCAAGTTGTTTTTGAAGTTTTAAAAGACAAAGCTTAA